One genomic segment of Paenibacillus durus includes these proteins:
- a CDS encoding AAA family ATPase yields MEKIIDGKVTLESQKFYLKTKELGNIEMGLLAEGYRKLSTLLQLISNETLSETTILFWDEPESNINPKMIPALKEMLVALAKMGVQIFITTHSYFLQQELSLYAQYNTNDDLDIRFITLYQEEGNINFESQKLISDLLHNPIQQEFMDLYNREQELFYDHT; encoded by the coding sequence TTGGAAAAGATAATTGATGGGAAAGTTACTCTAGAAAGCCAAAAATTCTACTTGAAAACTAAAGAATTAGGTAATATTGAAATGGGTCTTCTTGCTGAGGGATACCGCAAGCTTTCCACTCTATTGCAGCTTATTTCTAATGAAACATTAAGCGAAACCACTATTCTTTTTTGGGATGAGCCTGAGTCGAATATTAATCCCAAAATGATTCCTGCTCTTAAAGAAATGTTAGTAGCTCTTGCTAAAATGGGTGTTCAGATATTTATTACGACTCACAGCTATTTTCTTCAACAAGAACTTTCTCTTTATGCCCAATATAATACTAACGATGATCTTGATATTCGCTTTATTACCTTGTATCAGGAGGAAGGCAACATTAATTTTGAATCGCAAAAACTCATTTCAGATTTACTACACAATCCAATACAACAAGAATTTATGGATTTATATAATAGGGAGCAGGAACTATTCTATGACCATACTTAG
- a CDS encoding nitroreductase family protein — protein sequence MFNHILNNDFAGIVKGRRSVRNYDENIKISKEEISEIISEASLAPSSANMQPWRVIVVDTPEGKEKLRPLVRFNTLQNDTSSAMLLIFGDIQSYLYVEEIYNTAVEQGKMPAEVRDSQLETILSMYPTLPKEMKVEVAKVDSSLFAMQLMLVARAHGYDTNPMAGFEVDQVARAFDLDEERYAPVMIISIGKAKEEGYESVRLSSDKITFWR from the coding sequence ATGTTTAACCATATTCTAAATAACGATTTCGCCGGTATAGTCAAGGGACGACGTTCTGTGCGTAATTATGATGAGAACATTAAAATATCGAAAGAAGAGATAAGCGAAATCATTTCGGAAGCCAGTCTGGCTCCGTCCTCTGCAAATATGCAGCCTTGGCGCGTAATTGTGGTTGATACTCCGGAAGGAAAAGAGAAACTAAGACCTCTTGTGCGTTTCAATACATTACAGAACGATACTTCCTCTGCCATGTTATTAATTTTTGGTGATATCCAAAGCTATTTATATGTTGAAGAAATTTACAATACAGCCGTGGAACAAGGAAAAATGCCAGCTGAAGTACGAGATAGTCAACTCGAAACCATTCTATCAATGTATCCAACTCTACCAAAAGAAATGAAAGTTGAAGTTGCAAAGGTCGATAGCAGCCTTTTTGCAATGCAGTTAATGTTAGTAGCTCGTGCACACGGGTATGATACGAATCCAATGGCAGGCTTTGAAGTTGACCAGGTTGCACGAGCATTTGATCTAGATGAAGAACGCTATGCTCCAGTAATGATTATTTCAATAGGAAAAGCCAAGGAAGAAGGGTATGAGTCAGTTCGATTAAGTTCTGACAAGATTACATTTTGGAGATAA
- the tlp gene encoding small acid-soluble spore protein Tlp: MAKPDNRADNVEHLQQSIQNTQRNLHEAEDYLNEFASEISSEERKQIEDKNERRKESIKGFREEVKDEAAHSKE, encoded by the coding sequence ATGGCAAAACCGGATAATCGGGCGGATAATGTCGAGCATTTACAGCAAAGTATTCAGAATACACAGAGAAATCTTCATGAAGCTGAGGACTATTTAAATGAATTTGCCTCGGAAATCAGCAGCGAGGAACGTAAGCAAATCGAAGACAAGAATGAGCGCCGTAAAGAAAGCATTAAAGGCTTCCGGGAAGAAGTGAAGGACGAAGCGGCGCATTCGAAAGAGTAG
- a CDS encoding nuclease-related domain-containing protein, producing MTILSLDESNLRFQFKEGLLPIKFDETSFYTNRFNTLQGSKGVDFIVFDNETLYFIEVKNFSGYEIENKNCRH from the coding sequence ATGACCATACTTAGCCTAGATGAGAGCAATCTTCGTTTTCAATTTAAAGAGGGCCTCTTGCCAATTAAATTCGATGAAACCAGTTTTTATACGAATCGATTTAATACTCTCCAAGGTTCCAAAGGTGTGGATTTTATAGTATTCGATAATGAAACTTTATATTTCATTGAAGTTAAAAACTTCAGCGGATATGAAATTGAAAACAAAAACTGTAGACATTAA
- a CDS encoding glycoside hydrolase family 31 protein produces MKPKKKWVPLILAGAVLLSGNALSQLYSPQTAYAEVQQPAPDTPLDKNKLQQPMAVQSFRQLDNGVKLDLGVEEAYIRLLTSDMAKVSILNKGEEEFVSPGIAKTDWGAPKFKVKEDDKRIVITTDSLTVDINKSPFGIKYLDKSGNVINEDDIKGSGYEDGKPYVFKKTDKTENFYGFGEQTGGLNKRGYDIGMWNTDAYSYTKDTKYVYATIPFFIGLKDQKAYGLFFDNTYRSHFNMAKESDDYYYYYADGGKLTYYFINGPEIKDVVDRYTDLTGKINLPPEWSLGFQQSKWGYWQDDLVRVAKTFRDKQIPADAMYADIDYMNDYRVFTWGPKYPDPDKLKADMDNLNFRYVTINDPGVKVDESFDTYQEGTKNNFWVKNADGSPYVGYVWPGNSVFPNFLKTDVRDWWAKKHKALFDKGVSGIWNDMNEPAVFGGPGWSMPLDTVYEADDGSKKQNKEIHNIFAHLENEATYEGFKVNKPNIRPFVLTRAAYAGTQRYAAIWTGDNTSNWDHLRMTIPMNSNLGLSGAAFVGNDIGGFAKPTSQDVPTPELFARWIEVGAFVPFSRDHYSWDKEQEPWAFGKEVEDISRKYISLRYELLPYLYNQFKRAQESGQPVQQPLVYHFQYDSNTYNNDNQYMFGDSLMIAPVVNQGATSRSVYLPAGVKWVDYWTGEEFEGGQTITKQADLGTLPIYVKQDSIIPRREVQQYTGEKKLTNLILDTYLAGQASYSFYEDDANTEDYTRGEFNVTDFRVEQKGNHIEFEQDKKTESYESDIQSYTLKLHDAKEPNKVQAAENKYGKASSLDELNQQASGYYFDASAKVLYVKIPANESHKVKID; encoded by the coding sequence ATGAAGCCGAAAAAGAAATGGGTGCCATTAATTTTAGCAGGTGCAGTCCTTCTCTCAGGCAATGCTCTTTCCCAGCTTTATTCTCCCCAAACCGCCTATGCGGAAGTACAGCAGCCGGCTCCCGATACACCTTTGGATAAAAACAAACTGCAGCAGCCGATGGCCGTGCAAAGCTTCCGGCAGCTCGACAATGGCGTAAAGCTTGATTTGGGCGTTGAGGAAGCTTATATCCGTTTGCTCACTTCCGATATGGCCAAGGTGTCGATCTTAAACAAAGGTGAGGAAGAGTTTGTCTCTCCTGGGATTGCTAAGACGGATTGGGGAGCTCCCAAATTCAAAGTGAAGGAAGACGACAAGAGAATCGTCATCACTACCGACAGCTTAACGGTAGACATCAATAAAAGCCCGTTTGGAATCAAATATCTGGATAAAAGCGGGAATGTTATTAATGAAGACGACATTAAAGGTTCCGGTTATGAAGACGGAAAGCCATACGTGTTCAAAAAAACGGACAAGACCGAGAACTTTTACGGTTTCGGCGAGCAAACCGGCGGTTTGAACAAACGCGGCTATGATATCGGTATGTGGAACACGGACGCATACTCCTATACGAAAGACACGAAATATGTGTATGCCACCATTCCGTTTTTTATCGGTTTGAAGGATCAAAAGGCCTACGGTCTCTTCTTCGATAATACGTACCGTTCCCATTTCAACATGGCTAAGGAAAGCGACGATTACTATTATTACTACGCCGATGGCGGAAAACTGACCTATTATTTTATCAATGGTCCGGAAATTAAAGACGTCGTTGACCGGTATACCGATTTGACCGGCAAGATCAATTTGCCGCCGGAATGGTCTCTCGGTTTCCAGCAAAGCAAATGGGGGTATTGGCAGGATGATCTGGTCAGGGTGGCCAAAACATTCCGCGACAAGCAAATCCCCGCCGATGCGATGTACGCGGACATCGATTATATGAATGACTACCGTGTATTTACCTGGGGGCCGAAGTATCCCGATCCGGACAAGCTGAAGGCAGATATGGATAACCTGAATTTCAGATATGTTACGATCAACGATCCGGGTGTCAAAGTTGACGAAAGCTTCGATACCTATCAGGAAGGAACCAAGAACAACTTCTGGGTTAAAAATGCCGACGGCAGCCCCTATGTCGGTTATGTATGGCCGGGTAACTCTGTTTTCCCGAACTTCCTGAAGACCGATGTCCGCGACTGGTGGGCGAAAAAACACAAAGCGCTGTTTGACAAAGGCGTATCCGGCATTTGGAATGACATGAACGAACCGGCCGTGTTTGGCGGTCCGGGCTGGTCCATGCCGCTCGATACCGTTTATGAGGCGGACGACGGAAGTAAGAAACAGAACAAAGAGATTCATAATATCTTTGCCCATCTGGAAAATGAAGCGACGTACGAAGGATTCAAAGTGAACAAGCCGAACATTCGCCCGTTCGTGCTTACTCGTGCTGCGTATGCGGGAACCCAGCGTTACGCCGCCATCTGGACCGGCGATAATACGAGCAACTGGGATCATCTCCGCATGACAATCCCGATGAATTCGAATCTCGGATTATCAGGCGCAGCATTTGTCGGCAACGACATCGGCGGCTTTGCCAAACCGACTTCGCAGGACGTGCCGACGCCCGAACTGTTTGCCCGATGGATCGAAGTCGGCGCCTTTGTGCCTTTCTCCAGGGACCATTACAGTTGGGATAAGGAGCAGGAGCCGTGGGCATTCGGTAAGGAAGTAGAGGACATCAGCCGGAAATATATTTCCTTGCGCTACGAATTACTGCCTTACCTGTACAACCAGTTCAAGCGTGCGCAGGAAAGCGGTCAGCCTGTACAGCAGCCGCTCGTCTATCATTTTCAGTATGATTCAAATACCTATAACAACGACAATCAGTACATGTTCGGCGATTCGCTAATGATCGCACCTGTAGTGAATCAAGGAGCAACGTCCCGCAGTGTGTACTTGCCGGCTGGCGTGAAATGGGTCGATTACTGGACAGGTGAAGAGTTTGAGGGCGGCCAAACCATCACGAAACAAGCCGATCTCGGCACGCTTCCTATCTATGTGAAACAGGACTCGATCATTCCTCGCCGCGAAGTTCAGCAGTACACCGGCGAGAAAAAGCTGACAAATCTGATTCTAGACACTTACCTTGCAGGCCAGGCTTCCTACAGCTTCTATGAAGACGATGCAAATACAGAGGATTACACGAGAGGCGAATTCAATGTTACCGACTTCCGTGTAGAGCAGAAAGGAAATCACATCGAATTCGAGCAGGACAAAAAGACGGAAAGCTATGAATCCGACATCCAGTCCTATACGCTAAAGCTGCATGATGCCAAAGAGCCGAACAAAGTGCAGGCGGCTGAGAACAAATACGGCAAAGCAAGCAGCCTTGACGAACTGAACCAACAAGCAAGCGGCTATTACTTCGATGCGTCAGCGAAAGTTCTGTATGTTAAAATCCCTGCAAACGAAAGCCACAAAGTAAAAATCGATTAA
- a CDS encoding TetR/AcrR family transcriptional regulator, whose product MSDNTKEKIKNAAEELITRKGYKDTSVKDIAKSAEVAVGTIYRYYKSKDEILTDMGRLDLKDVSYSQDRRRKQIMEAALDVFGTKGYTRTNMEDIAREIGMSKGSIYQYFESKDKLFISMIKESAQMQTIFNRTENGTEQATIEDVLTGIGMTFLSIFKDPQKIKLVRVIIGESPNFPEIGELFLHGVVEEAAERLGKLLKLHVPSGMDPVLVVRLFIGSLWSFVMLQEMIPAKSKKYDYQDVVKNAVRIFRYGAFSKE is encoded by the coding sequence ATGAGCGATAATACAAAAGAAAAAATTAAAAACGCCGCTGAGGAACTGATAACCCGGAAGGGATACAAGGATACCAGCGTAAAGGACATTGCAAAAAGCGCGGAAGTGGCTGTGGGAACGATTTATCGTTATTACAAAAGCAAGGATGAAATTCTTACGGATATGGGTAGATTGGACTTGAAAGATGTTTCTTATTCTCAAGATAGGCGGAGAAAGCAAATTATGGAGGCTGCTCTTGATGTGTTTGGAACAAAGGGCTACACCCGCACTAATATGGAGGACATTGCAAGAGAAATAGGCATGTCAAAAGGCTCGATATATCAATATTTTGAGAGTAAGGACAAGCTCTTTATCTCCATGATTAAGGAATCTGCCCAAATGCAGACGATTTTTAACCGGACTGAAAATGGGACTGAACAGGCAACGATCGAAGACGTGTTGACAGGAATCGGAATGACGTTCTTATCCATATTCAAAGATCCGCAGAAGATAAAACTTGTTAGGGTCATCATTGGAGAATCGCCGAATTTTCCGGAAATAGGAGAACTGTTTTTACATGGGGTAGTCGAAGAAGCGGCAGAAAGGTTGGGCAAACTGCTAAAACTTCATGTGCCAAGCGGAATGGACCCTGTCCTTGTCGTCAGATTGTTCATTGGTTCCCTCTGGTCTTTCGTCATGTTGCAAGAAATGATTCCTGCGAAAAGCAAGAAGTATGATTATCAGGACGTTGTTAAGAACGCCGTCCGAATTTTTCGGTACGGAGCATTTTCCAAAGAATAA
- a CDS encoding DinB family protein has translation MVHAKDVLSNQLLANANDPSWYIPFMQTARDIMEEEAFWKPDPNSSSIAELTQHLLYWNETWQIRYQQRRMDAVPAVGDNNDSFVIPENTTFRDLSAELLKVLLGWQELLTDESLETGVTGFPAPAKWWEIISNAATHNAYHIGQMVYIRKLWKANMRE, from the coding sequence ATGGTTCATGCGAAGGATGTCCTTAGCAATCAATTATTAGCCAATGCTAATGACCCGAGCTGGTATATCCCGTTCATGCAGACGGCTCGGGACATTATGGAGGAAGAAGCCTTTTGGAAGCCTGACCCAAACAGCAGCAGTATCGCTGAGCTTACCCAGCATCTGCTGTATTGGAATGAAACGTGGCAGATCAGGTACCAGCAGCGCCGGATGGACGCTGTGCCCGCTGTTGGAGATAACAACGACAGCTTTGTCATACCGGAGAACACTACATTTCGCGACTTGAGTGCAGAGCTACTGAAGGTGCTTTTAGGGTGGCAGGAGCTGCTGACCGATGAAAGCCTCGAAACCGGGGTGACAGGATTTCCAGCGCCGGCTAAATGGTGGGAGATCATCAGCAATGCAGCAACCCACAATGCCTATCATATTGGGCAAATGGTCTATATCCGTAAGCTGTGGAAGGCGAATATGAGGGAATAG
- a CDS encoding phosphatidate cytidylyltransferase → MNSSLLTMVLIFAVLSVIHLLYYVMGRIQPDKDYSGLGFRIKTWWGMFLIFCFATFFNPVVSLLSLMVLAFFALKEYFSMIKSKKADRRLFLWAYLSIPVQFYWIYIGWYGMFIVFIPIYVFLFLPLPRLINKGTVGFLRSVSRAQWGLMLMVFGLSHLAYFQIASPQYGAGLVLFLVVLTQLGDAVHYLASIYFGKRKVVPTANPNLTWEGFASAFLVTTGASYLIYPYLTPFDLTFGIFSGMLISLSGFFGSLTVSVLKRDLLIGDGDKFDALKKSYLSRVDSLTYTTPVFFHVIRYFFDFM, encoded by the coding sequence ATGAACAGTTCGCTATTAACGATGGTCCTTATTTTTGCAGTCTTATCCGTCATCCATCTCCTGTATTATGTAATGGGCAGAATACAGCCGGACAAAGACTATTCGGGCCTTGGCTTTCGCATCAAAACCTGGTGGGGCATGTTTCTCATTTTTTGCTTCGCCACCTTTTTCAATCCGGTCGTTTCGCTCCTTTCCCTTATGGTGCTTGCCTTCTTCGCGCTCAAAGAATACTTTTCCATGATCAAGTCGAAAAAAGCCGACCGCAGGCTGTTTCTATGGGCGTATTTGTCGATTCCCGTGCAGTTCTATTGGATTTATATCGGGTGGTACGGGATGTTTATTGTCTTCATTCCTATCTATGTATTCTTGTTCCTGCCGCTCCCGAGATTGATCAACAAAGGAACGGTCGGATTTCTGCGAAGCGTCAGCCGGGCCCAGTGGGGACTCATGCTGATGGTCTTCGGACTTAGCCACCTGGCCTATTTCCAAATTGCTTCGCCGCAGTACGGAGCCGGTCTTGTGCTTTTTCTGGTGGTGCTGACGCAGCTTGGCGATGCTGTACACTATCTCGCATCCATCTATTTCGGCAAGCGGAAGGTGGTCCCGACCGCCAACCCGAATTTAACCTGGGAAGGCTTCGCATCCGCATTTCTCGTAACGACAGGGGCATCGTATCTGATCTACCCCTACCTGACGCCGTTTGACCTGACATTTGGTATCTTTTCCGGTATGCTGATTAGCTTGAGCGGTTTCTTCGGCAGCTTAACCGTTTCTGTACTGAAGCGGGATTTGCTAATCGGCGATGGCGATAAGTTCGATGCGTTGAAAAAGAGCTACTTAAGCCGGGTCGATAGCCTGACCTACACCACGCCGGTCTTTTTCCACGTGATCCGTTATTTTTTTGATTTTATGTAG
- a CDS encoding nitrilase-related carbon-nitrogen hydrolase has product MIIGSLQMNVEKKDKIKNLNTIEKLINHSVDSVDLVVMPELFSTGYFFDSASELMEIAEEIPNGYTTNRLSGIAKSSNCHFVGAIVEKEKSHLYITAIVVGPSGYIGKQRKRHLTDHELEFFSCGEDSNVFDINGCKIGVVICFEGWFPESSRELMLKGAQIICHSALTCQERTLDIMRIRAIENKAYLILANSISTEYLNKEAITFRGDSRVIDYDGNILVNAGQEEKLITVEVNEEHTIRKDLDDCKDLIAEVKKHTY; this is encoded by the coding sequence ATGATCATTGGTTCATTACAAATGAATGTAGAAAAAAAGGATAAGATAAAAAACTTAAACACAATTGAGAAGCTAATCAATCATTCGGTAGATTCGGTTGATTTGGTTGTCATGCCTGAGCTATTCTCAACAGGTTATTTTTTTGACTCAGCAAGCGAATTGATGGAAATCGCAGAAGAAATTCCTAACGGATATACAACAAACAGGCTTAGTGGAATTGCTAAAAGTTCAAATTGTCATTTCGTTGGAGCTATTGTAGAAAAAGAAAAGAGTCATCTTTATATTACTGCAATCGTAGTAGGCCCATCAGGTTATATTGGAAAGCAAAGGAAGAGACATCTTACAGATCATGAATTAGAATTTTTCTCTTGTGGAGAGGACTCGAATGTCTTTGATATCAATGGTTGTAAGATAGGAGTTGTAATATGTTTCGAAGGGTGGTTCCCGGAAAGCTCAAGAGAATTAATGCTAAAAGGGGCACAAATCATTTGTCATTCCGCATTAACCTGTCAGGAAAGAACACTGGATATCATGAGAATCCGGGCGATTGAAAACAAAGCGTATTTGATTTTAGCCAATAGTATAAGCACCGAGTATCTTAATAAGGAGGCCATCACCTTTAGAGGAGACAGCAGAGTAATCGATTATGATGGAAATATTTTGGTCAATGCAGGACAAGAAGAGAAACTAATCACAGTAGAAGTAAATGAAGAACATACGATTCGTAAAGATTTGGATGACTGTAAGGATTTGATTGCGGAAGTTAAAAAGCATACATACTAA
- a CDS encoding CocE/NonD family hydrolase has product MKREDEINIPVIYREGLDVSNPDVHYPGFQPGRTVIKAGTVVKEGAPAITHDLLLDRDVAVQLRDGTIIYTDVYRPADAAGPLPAIIGWSPYGKRDGFITFDNFPFRSGVPQRLISGLDKFEGIDPNWWCPQGYVVVSPDARGAYRSDGKTQIWNAQEGKDGADLVEWVAVQSWCNGKVGMAGTSWLGIAQWFVAAERPPHLAAIAPWEGMADAYRFCFFDGGIPYAGFINWLLGNAPSEGGIEDVATMLDKYPEFNSYWAAKRAAVEKINIPTYVVQSWGGKLHHKGTMEGWHRLTVEDRWLRLNNGLEWPDFYNNVYQEDLRRFFDYFLRGEDNGWRDTPRVRLTVCDFGNRDLFDRAENEFPPARTKDYVFHLDGATGRMAEHAPAAAQAAYDAESGQTAFEITFDKTTELTGYVQAHLWIEADGSDDADIFVKLVKLDSNGEVLGRVLIPKDEPEYEKEWDDIVELAEGFGRAGFLYDGPWGRMRASRRSMTTDPRKQPVYASEQRLSKGEVVELVITFSATAMLVHPGETLRLIISGTNLTPFAFPGAAPLTLRNTGRHVIHTGGEYPTRLILPLMTAPSVIVPKAGSVQSGLDNAAETSDSTAGPGLAAESTIEYASRPVPQTALSVEGTWDFTIKTPIGKQHPVIEFSTVGGMLKGISRNPANGEETPLVDLQLDGNRLTWSQTVTQPIRTNSRFDMILDGDSMTGKVKVGAMPMKAEVTAKRHTK; this is encoded by the coding sequence GTGAAAAGAGAAGACGAAATCAACATTCCCGTGATCTATCGTGAAGGCCTCGATGTCTCCAATCCGGATGTGCACTATCCTGGTTTTCAGCCGGGCCGAACTGTCATCAAGGCGGGGACGGTCGTGAAGGAAGGCGCACCTGCGATTACTCACGATCTCCTACTCGATCGTGACGTGGCGGTGCAGCTTCGCGATGGCACGATAATCTATACTGATGTGTACCGCCCGGCCGACGCCGCGGGGCCGCTTCCGGCGATTATTGGCTGGAGCCCGTACGGCAAGCGCGACGGTTTCATCACTTTCGACAATTTCCCCTTCCGCTCAGGAGTTCCCCAGCGTCTCATATCGGGATTGGACAAGTTTGAGGGTATAGACCCCAATTGGTGGTGCCCACAAGGCTACGTCGTTGTAAGTCCAGATGCACGCGGCGCGTATCGCTCTGATGGCAAGACACAGATTTGGAACGCGCAGGAAGGCAAGGACGGGGCCGATTTGGTGGAGTGGGTTGCAGTGCAAAGCTGGTGCAATGGCAAGGTAGGAATGGCAGGCACTTCGTGGCTTGGCATCGCCCAGTGGTTCGTTGCAGCCGAGCGTCCGCCGCATCTTGCCGCAATCGCTCCCTGGGAGGGGATGGCCGACGCTTACCGCTTCTGTTTCTTTGATGGAGGAATTCCTTACGCCGGATTCATCAACTGGCTGTTGGGGAACGCCCCATCGGAGGGTGGCATCGAGGACGTCGCGACAATGCTTGACAAGTATCCTGAATTCAATTCGTACTGGGCGGCTAAGCGTGCTGCAGTCGAGAAGATCAATATACCAACTTATGTTGTACAGAGCTGGGGAGGCAAGCTCCATCACAAGGGAACGATGGAAGGCTGGCACCGCCTAACTGTGGAGGATCGCTGGCTCCGGCTCAACAATGGCCTTGAGTGGCCTGATTTCTACAATAACGTTTACCAGGAAGACCTTCGCCGCTTCTTCGACTACTTTCTGCGTGGGGAGGATAATGGTTGGCGCGATACCCCCCGTGTGCGCCTGACCGTGTGCGATTTCGGCAACCGCGACCTCTTCGACCGGGCGGAGAACGAATTTCCACCGGCCCGGACGAAAGACTATGTGTTCCATCTTGACGGTGCGACCGGGAGGATGGCGGAACATGCGCCTGCCGCTGCACAAGCAGCCTATGATGCCGAAAGCGGACAGACTGCTTTTGAGATCACCTTCGATAAGACGACCGAATTGACAGGTTACGTTCAGGCGCATCTTTGGATCGAGGCTGATGGTTCCGATGACGCTGATATCTTCGTCAAACTGGTCAAGCTTGATAGTAACGGAGAGGTTTTGGGGCGCGTGTTGATTCCCAAGGACGAACCTGAATATGAAAAGGAATGGGATGACATCGTGGAACTCGCCGAAGGTTTTGGCCGCGCAGGCTTCCTCTATGACGGTCCGTGGGGGCGCATGCGCGCCTCGCGCCGCAGCATGACGACCGATCCCCGGAAGCAGCCCGTCTATGCTTCCGAGCAGCGGCTGTCAAAGGGCGAGGTGGTTGAACTCGTCATCACCTTCTCTGCAACGGCAATGCTTGTCCATCCTGGCGAGACTCTGCGCCTGATCATATCCGGCACCAATCTTACGCCGTTTGCCTTCCCAGGAGCGGCACCGCTGACTCTTCGCAACACGGGTCGGCATGTAATCCACACGGGCGGCGAATATCCAACCAGGCTGATCCTGCCGTTAATGACCGCACCAAGTGTCATCGTTCCAAAGGCCGGCAGCGTTCAGTCGGGCTTGGATAACGCAGCCGAGACATCGGATTCCACAGCGGGCCCTGGGCTTGCCGCAGAGTCCACTATCGAATATGCATCGCGTCCTGTCCCCCAAACCGCGTTATCGGTTGAAGGTACATGGGACTTCACCATCAAGACGCCTATTGGGAAACAGCATCCTGTAATCGAATTCTCCACTGTCGGAGGTATGCTGAAGGGCATTAGCCGTAATCCGGCAAACGGAGAGGAGACACCGCTTGTCGATCTTCAGCTCGACGGCAATCGGCTAACATGGTCTCAAACGGTCACCCAGCCCATCCGTACGAACTCCCGATTCGACATGATTCTTGACGGTGACTCGATGACAGGCAAAGTCAAGGTGGGAGCGATGCCGATGAAAGCAGAAGTCACTGCCAAACGGCACACAAAGTGA
- a CDS encoding MerR family transcriptional regulator, with amino-acid sequence MMKINDVSKLTGLPISTLRFYERKHLIPDTFVKRDVNNYRIYSEEIVEFLEDVKALLSVGFSVEELSLLVNQQLNLSYEVKKKIVEQKIKEIEDIQKRLKKSKKFLHAILEGKANFQTKC; translated from the coding sequence ATGATGAAAATAAATGATGTTTCAAAATTAACGGGTCTGCCAATATCAACATTGAGATTCTATGAACGTAAACACCTGATTCCGGACACATTTGTTAAAAGAGATGTAAATAATTATCGCATTTACTCTGAAGAGATTGTTGAATTTCTAGAAGATGTGAAGGCACTTTTATCCGTAGGCTTTTCTGTAGAAGAGTTAAGTTTATTAGTAAATCAACAACTTAATTTATCATACGAGGTAAAGAAAAAAATAGTTGAACAAAAAATCAAAGAAATTGAAGATATCCAGAAGCGATTGAAAAAGTCGAAGAAATTCTTGCATGCAATCTTGGAAGGAAAAGCAAATTTTCAAACAAAGTGTTAA